A genomic stretch from Clavelina lepadiformis chromosome 5, kaClaLepa1.1, whole genome shotgun sequence includes:
- the LOC143460077 gene encoding kelch-like protein 21 isoform X1 produces MTKLCFKRLQNFKQKVLGSVKLLFVSYIKLEKMEFSNNHATEILSNLNEERKTTKDFCDFTIKAGGKQFPVHKCVVGSFSEYFKKMFTTKMRESNLNEGSVEEVSGPTMASVINFIYTSCIILTHDNVYDVLEAAEYLWIISNYYYCS; encoded by the exons ATGACTAAACTATGTTTTAAACGGTTGcagaattttaaacaaaaagttttgggttcagttaaattattatttgtttcttacatTAAACTAGAAAAGATGGAATTCAGCAACAATCACGCCACTGAAATACTCAGCAATTTGAATGA GGAAAGAAAAACCACAAAGGACTTCTGtgatttcacaataaaagcTGGAGGAAAACAATTCCCTGTTCACAAATGTGTGGTTGGTTCATTCTCagaatatttcaagaaaatgttcACTACAAAG ATGAGAGAAAGTAATTTGAATGAAGGAAGTGTTGAAGAAGTCAGTGGTCCAACAATGGCATCGGTCATTAACTTCATATACACTTCATGCATAATCCTCACTCATGACAATGTATATGATGTATTGGAAGCAGCAGAATATCTATGGATTataagtaattattattattgtagcTGA
- the LOC143460077 gene encoding kelch-like protein 21 isoform X2: MEFSNNHATEILSNLNEERKTTKDFCDFTIKAGGKQFPVHKCVVGSFSEYFKKMFTTKMRESNLNEGSVEEVSGPTMASVINFIYTSCIILTHDNVYDVLEAAEYLWIISNYYYCS, from the exons ATGGAATTCAGCAACAATCACGCCACTGAAATACTCAGCAATTTGAATGA GGAAAGAAAAACCACAAAGGACTTCTGtgatttcacaataaaagcTGGAGGAAAACAATTCCCTGTTCACAAATGTGTGGTTGGTTCATTCTCagaatatttcaagaaaatgttcACTACAAAG ATGAGAGAAAGTAATTTGAATGAAGGAAGTGTTGAAGAAGTCAGTGGTCCAACAATGGCATCGGTCATTAACTTCATATACACTTCATGCATAATCCTCACTCATGACAATGTATATGATGTATTGGAAGCAGCAGAATATCTATGGATTataagtaattattattattgtagcTGA